The Alnus glutinosa chromosome 3, dhAlnGlut1.1, whole genome shotgun sequence nucleotide sequence CAAGACTGCGTTCAACTTTTGCTCAGCGAATAGAGGCCAAGCTATCAAAGGCACGCCGTTCACAACGCTCTCGAGGATCGAATTCCAGCCGCAGTGAGTTACGAAACCACTCGTCGAGCCATGGCTAAGGACCTCAATTTGCGGTGCCCAGGATGGCACCACTACACCTTGCCCTTTTGTCCTCTCCAAAAACCCTTTCGGTAGGTAATTGAAAGGGTCTTCATTACTTTTGGCACTGAAAAATGAGGCGCTGGTGGAGCCTTCATCTGGGCTTCTCACAACCCACAAGAATTTTTTCCCACTCATTTCCAAGCCCAGAGCTAATTCATTCAACTGATCATATGAGAGAGTTCCGCCACTCCCAAAGGAAACAAACAGAACAGATCCACGAGGTTGTTCATCCAACCACCGTAAACACTCTGACCCATCAGCCCCGCTACCCGAACCAATTTGTACAAGTGGTCCGATAGGGTATAGCGGCGGTTTTCCCTCTTGCAAGGCTTGTATAGACCCAGCTTCTAACTCCACGAAGCTATTCAACATGATTCCCGCTGCTAAAGTACTGGAACGTTTTGCGTGGTGAACAAACAGCTTGTACACATCATTCTTCCGGTCTTGTAAAGGTTCCGGAAAGTCTCTTCCGTGGATAGGGACACATCCCGGCAATCTAACCGGTTCAGGCATGTCTCTGTATTCGCAAGAAACGTTCTCGTCGAGGTTTGGTAGGTAAAGGAACAATGACAACGCCAGAGACATATTCCCGATAAATACGTAGGAAGGGATGTTGAATTCCTTTGCGACATCAATAGCATCGGTGCCAAATAAATCAACAACCAATCCCACTATCCTAGTAGTTGTGACAAACGACTTGAGCGCATCCCGTATGAAAGAAAGAGAACGAGCGACAGAGAGAAAGATTTTCATTTCTTGCTTCATGCCATGGGCAGGCAAGTCATCGAAGCTAACTGGGGAAAGAAAGATGTGGGTTATCGTAGTGGGGAGGGATTGAAGTACTTCCAACTGAGCTTTAGGGGGAGGGCCCAAGCTGGGAAGGATGAAAGTGACGGTGAAGTCATGGTGGAGAACGAGGCGTTTGGCAAATTCAACGAGTGGGATGAGGTGACCCATCCCCGGACTCGGTATGATGGCTATTTGGGGTGTTTGTGTTTGTTCCATGCTTGCCAACGGTCACCTGCTTCAGAATTAGAATGCTCCTTCTCCGGTGGAAactatatatgttttatatacGAATATAACTGCGTCTTAATTTTCATCCCATCGCGATaggaataaataatttaaataaacaaaaatataaccAACTGTCGGTCCAAATTTTGGTAGATACAACCACCTGCGGGGTACGTAGTAGAGGTAATTTTATTGTCaggtaaggaaaaaaaaaatactaataattaATGGACCATACCAACTCAACAAAACTATATGTGAGATGGACAGATGAATTAAAAGAACCATTTCTTTGACAAAATAACATGGAAAACAGAAACGATAGGGAGAAGCTAGAAGGGAGTGATCAGTGTATCTTAGAAtaatagttctttttttttttttttttttttttggaaaaaccaAATTTAATATCTAGGTTTTtcatgcaatttcaatttagtcTATAAGTTTTCAAATTCGACAATTAAGTCCTTAGATTTTCATATAGTTTCAAATATGTCACTCTTTTAACTTACCTCCCAATTAATTAATAGCATGTCATGTTAAACTAATCAATTACTAtcaagtaaaatatattttaaataaaaaaatattacttttttaaacaaaagagaTGGCTTGCCAACTTTGTCACACGTACAATTTACAAAAATGGTGTGTTAAATGAAAGCCgcatatcattaattaattattttgatgtgacatactatttattaattagtcaTTAAGTTATTAAAGAAACATGTTAGAAATGagagaaaaactttaaaaacttaatggttaaaattaaaaatacaataattaaattgaaatggcgtgaaaattgaaagaataaatttgatttttttttattttttttattttttattatcaggATAGGTTTTGAAATAGAGGAAGAATGTTGGGGTacttaaaacttttaaaaggaaagcttAAAAACTTACGTGGCATATTCTTaaagacgaaaatgcccttTACAAAGGATAACGTATGGCGGAAGCAATGACATCGTACGGACGCCTTTTTTGAAGCACCTAGTGGGTTGACTTTTCCAAGGCTCGATTTGCTACTTAATTGCTCCAAGTAAATTAATAATGAACCCCTGGTATGAAGGCTCTGAAGTCTCTGAACAACTTCCATGGAAAAAGAAGGTGCTCTCACACGCTTCCATTACCactaattaatgaaaataatcatACTACCCTTAATCCATAGTATACTTTCTCCATTAAGAATGATCAGTATTTGCTGAGATGGATCAATATTATCCCTTTCTAAAAGGTATTATCCACTATATATGGATTAAATACTTCCAAGCAAGCTATCTATAGACTACATTGGAAAACATATTTGCCTCTTTGTCTAAATCACAAATTTCTCGATCAAAAGAAAACTTCAGAATTACCACCTAGGGGAGTGGTCTAGCGGTATTCAAATTTAATCATGGGGTAAGGTCTCAAGGTTGAATCCCGAAATAAAAAGCGTTTGGCTTACCATCCCCTTGACTTGAATATTGTTAGTATTCTCAGTGGAGTTGAATAGTAAAGTTATGGCTCTATTGAACTTGAGGGAGCGCTTGCGGTTTTTCAACGTCTAGGTCCTTCTTGTGCAATTGGCTAGCGAGTAGGAGCTACCATGGTCATGTCCAGGTAGAGTAGTCACTTTGGTCGCTACCCTTTacctttataaatttttttttttttttttaaaaaaaagataatttcaTAATCAGACTTGCTCACAATAACTTCAAGCTCCTAAAGCTTGGGCTGACCAACTTGCAACTGTTGGAAAGCCAGGACGaagatttaatttctttcatcatCAATGGTCTTAAATATCCCACTTTCAACTCATTTatacatctttttcttttgctactCATGAAAATCCATTAAACGTACTGTGATGATTTTCAGGTTGAGTTGCTAAGTCACGAGATGTTTCATAATCAGCAGCACACTGCTGCATGCTCCTGATGCCTGTACCTTAATTTGCATTGTTTACTAACAAGCCAGGTGCTCGGAATTTCAACCCCAAAGTTCGTTTCTGATGTGGAGACCATAGTGTTAACAAGAACAGAATGCAGCACAATAGATATGTGGCAAGTCCAATCGATTACCAAGCTCTCGACTGCTTCCATCGCATAGACTCTTCCTACTAAAGCAGGCATCCTCCTTTTCAGTTAGCAGCCATGGTAGCACAAACAAATGCCACCTCTGAGGAATAACAGTGGTTTGTTGATAATGGAGCAAATGCATTGATCTGGAAAATCTCATCATCCAGCAACCATTTGAGAGCAATCAAACTGTTGCAGTAGGAAATGGATCAGGCCTTACCATTGATAATACTGGTTAGCTAAACACTTATTCATCCTTCTGATTCTAATTAACTTTTGGCTTAATAATGTTTTACACTAGTATGTCCAAAATGCCTCTGCAAAGATTTTGTGTTGATAATGACTGCTACTTGAAATTAACCTCTTCCCATTTGTTTTGTGAAGGACAACCGCGCCAAGGCAATCATCCTAGAAGGTAAGAGTGAGAATGGTCTCCAGACTCTCCACGCCTTGCGGTTTCGAAGAAGCTCAATCAAAGCTAGACCTACTTAATTTAGTTGCTTTGTTAAGAATAAGAACTTCTGCTTTGATTTGGCACTTTAGGCTAGGACTGCATACCTTCCATTGATGTAGCTTCACGAGCTAGTATTCAAAATCATCTTCCTGTTTCCAATTCAGATTCTAATCAAATTGTGCTTTGCATGTGATCGTGTCAATTGGGAAAGAGCAAAcgcctaccttaatttatttgtttatatatcaACAAATAGTGATCACACATAATTGCAATCATTAATATTTGCTTATACCAATGGTAACATTcattgtttttctctctttatctTTGTATTCCTCTCTAATGATCCACGACGTAATCCTTGAcgttaagaataaaaaataaagttttattaaagGCAACAATTATTAGAGTTAATTATTTATCATTCTTCTTTCAAGTAAATCTCTTATTGAATATTAAATGtcctcaataatatatatatatatatatatatatatatatatatatattgtgttatGATCACCTCAATCAAAAGTATAAAGTAAAACCGGGCTATGTACGTGAGTCATGATTTTACAAAGACTTAATACAAAAGTACTTTGATGGaagcttattttttatttttacttttgatgAATAAGCATTTTCATTCCAAACAACTACAAAATACAATCAAAGGTCTAAACAGACCAACAAACCACCAAGGTCCAAACTAGAGATCAGAACAAACAAGGGcacaaacaacaaacaaaaaagtaacAATCAAGCCAGAACAGAACCAGTTATGTTACACatttgtcttttcctaaaattCGAGAACGAATCTCCCATAAAATTCCTCTAAGAGTCTGCTCCTCCGTTTTTGGCTGACCTTGAAATCTAATCTCATTCCTTGCTTGTCAAAGATGGTACACAACAGAACTAAAGATTAATCTGTACAAAACAGCAAGCAGATTTTTTGTTCTCCGATCGATTACTGCAGGCTTTGAGGGAAGTTTATTAAACGTGAAATCTAGGTGCTAAAGCTTGAACCCTCATTACTAATCGACAAAACTGTTCAGAAACAGAGCTCTTTTTCTCTTCCAAAGCTTAAAAACTATTGACTctgttaggaaaaaaataaacttttacaCGAATCAGAGCCATTAAGGTATATTCTCAAATGATGAATTAATAGAAGAAATCTTTGAAGGCCAGCTAGGTAGAACTTCTATTCTCCTTTCTTAACCTGAAAAGTTGGAAGATCTGTACCTGACACGTGTGTTGTATCTCATGGTGACGTTACGGGCCTTGATGAACCTCTAGTGACGCCCAAGAGATCAAATGGACTTTTCAATCATTGTTCaaactttataaaataaaattctagttTTATATATTACCTTAACTTGATTATGACCCAATATCTAATATCCATATATCGGCTCTTTGTTATCTTTGGTCATCATTTGCGGTATCAAACGTTGACTATGActgttaatcttttttttttattattttttattttcttgcgtCATCTTTTCGTCATAAAACTGTCATTAATTAATCTTGTTCGGATTGTTTGATTAAttatgcttcttttttctttttcctaattgATTATGCACGGATTGCTAAGTCtacaaaatttctagaaaaatgtTAGGTGTACTTAAATTTTAACCAAAAGAGTTTTACTTACTGATATGGAACTTGATAAGTGGACGGATAAATGCCCAGCGCTTCAGCCATGGACGGATCCACCACGAACGGAAAAACCTTTGCCTGTATTGCATAGAAACCGCCACCTTCATTCCTTATCACTATCCCTATCCCTATTCCCATCCTTTGCAAAACAGGGTCTAGAGCAGCATCTCAGTTGATTTTTAGGAACCCACTAGGAGGAGGCCGCGGAGACCACCTATCCCTCGGGGACGCACTTTCTCTATTCATTTCAATAGGCCGCTATAACACAAGAGAAAACTCTTCCACCATTTTCCTTGCCGCATCAACAATCCCTTGGTGTGCTGAAAAAACTCGACCAAAAACCACATCATTGTGCCTCAACCAAATCAAACTAGCAACATTAAGAGCCATTAGTAGCTCCTCTCCCTCAAGCTTTGCCCACCAGAACTGTGAAATTATTATACTATGAAATGTGCAACTTGTAAGGTTTAATTTGGTTGATTCTTTCGGATCATATACACTTATCATATTCTATAAATACTAAATCTATTATCCTTGGGAAAATGACACTAACGACGTGTGTAAGGAGTTTTAAAGCTGCTATGGAAAAAGATCTCTTTATGACGTGTCTTTCATTAAAGCTACTGCATTCCCATGTCGGACTTTTTCCAATCGTTGGACATATATTGGAAATTTTTAGGGCAGCTGTTAGAGATAAATATTCCATATAATATAATGGTAGGGTAAGGTCACCCATAAAATTTTATATGGCAAGAGGGAGTGCTCCTATAAACAAAGGACAAGGCATAGAGAAGAAGAGATTGTTTTCCTCTTGGCTATGGACCACTCGGCCTCGATCTCCATCCCTAGGGGCTTCCTCTATCTCACTTTTTCTTCGGCTCCCCTTTggtttcttcctttctttctttctctctcattttctttactTCTCTATGTAATTCAAAACACATACCTGATACATTTTTCCACTCCAAACATAAAACATGTTAACGGGAAATGATATCGTCCCCAACATgctctttttgttaaaaaaattaaatttaattaaaaactgtCATTTGATGTGATGTCAAAGAACAGTTTttgattaaatttgattttttttaacaaaaagagcTGGCAAGGGGACGGTTTCCCGTCCCCTGCATAGCAGCTCTCCATGCTAACTTAGTCATATGAGTGTATTTCAACTTCGGCCGAGGACCTTTTGATTAAAGGTGTACATGCGAATATCTGTACGGTTATTTGTAATACCCACAAATATCACTTTTTAGATATTCGCATCTACATCTGCATGTGCGGATAATGGAAAGCTAATAGGTGCGGATAACGAATGTGGGTGGTTAGTATCTGCCCGTATGTACATCCCTACTTTTGATCGTCCCCTcactacaacaacaacaaaagagagagagagagagagagagagagagagagagatcatatCTTTATGATCTTTTGCTACCCAAGACACAACTTTTGACCACCTTGCCCATGTGACAATGTGGCCCCTAGCTAACATTAATgttttttgagtaatgatttactaccatctaaatatacaacttttcaccaccttgtctatgtgacaaggtggtccctcaccttaatttatttttaaaaaataaaaaaactcaaaaagtagtaggggaccaccttgtcacataggcaaggtggtgaaaagttgtatatttaggtagcattgaatcattattcatgcttttttacttaaaaaaaaaaaagaaaaaaaaaagtaaaagtaaaatttgCCACGTGGATAAAGGTAGTCAAAAGTTATATCTTGAGGTGACAATGTACCATATCTCATTTATTAATATGCTAAATTCACAAAACATTGTGGTTTTcggtttccttttttttttttcttctttttctttttctttttctttttaaaatcgaaagatttgagtatttcattgatcaaagatcacgagcataaagACTTTACATTACAATGCATAaagctctgcaaaa carries:
- the LOC133863857 gene encoding hydroquinone glucosyltransferase-like, translating into MEQTQTPQIAIIPSPGMGHLIPLVEFAKRLVLHHDFTVTFILPSLGPPPKAQLEVLQSLPTTITHIFLSPVSFDDLPAHGMKQEMKIFLSVARSLSFIRDALKSFVTTTRIVGLVVDLFGTDAIDVAKEFNIPSYVFIGNMSLALSLFLYLPNLDENVSCEYRDMPEPVRLPGCVPIHGRDFPEPLQDRKNDVYKLFVHHAKRSSTLAAGIMLNSFVELEAGSIQALQEGKPPLYPIGPLVQIGSGSGADGSECLRWLDEQPRGSVLFVSFGSGGTLSYDQLNELALGLEMSGKKFLWVVRSPDEGSTSASFFSAKSNEDPFNYLPKGFLERTKGQGVVVPSWAPQIEVLSHGSTSGFVTHCGWNSILESVVNGVPLIAWPLFAEQKLNAVLLTEVLEVALRPESNENGLVGRMEIAKVVKCLMEGEEGIRIRDQMNRFKEAAVKAISKDGSSTKSLSELALEWKNQKSY